A single window of Triplophysa dalaica isolate WHDGS20190420 chromosome 14, ASM1584641v1, whole genome shotgun sequence DNA harbors:
- the sipa1l3 gene encoding signal-induced proliferation-associated 1-like protein 3 isoform X2: MNMYRDTGVCATPLSQPPTHLRLTLHNGHSSMGDQIPSRVSVPKMGVRARIAEWPPRRAMSRESLLENGQGSHYDLSDDGLTRGALIRFPYRGDGDFLESGGHLMVPGTSQCFRTAGFAPLGQRSNSEITLSEQDETEVEGRLFREYGSTSSINVQAVSEQSFFDMLSQFQQERPDQRSTAPDKLGELLGAPTTSDGPTSHAFASTPRPDDRPENRVRKKSGGTESSLGTSSLFRKLRSSSRGEIETPRGDADDARALETLSWLCVHSFAHYDAQSVLFDLHEAAASRSYAAQRRNTATGASAASSAASSAASSAASSAASSAAVSLAVSRALALGGVEPSFSSTDDLSVRDLSESSTLVLEQSEQAGSPSSKHQLLLSCPHFLNETGSFGERNVSFQSSWAERGESGVVEARLRPRCSNASVSILEASPEVQASRLERLQHHCIEHVDLGARYYQEHFHGKEHWNYFGTDEKLGPVALSIRREKLDDTKDLKDQYQYRIIFRTSEMVTLRGAILEDTVSSSAKHGSVRGLPLKEVLEYVLPELSVPCLRLSLNTPKVTEQIIKLDEQGLSRKHKVGILLCRGGQSTEEEMYNNEEATSAFTAFMELLGETVCLRGFTKYAAQLDTKTDSTGTNSLYTTYQDYEIMFHVSTMLPYMPNNPQQLLRKRHIGNDIVTIIFQEPGALPFTPQNIRSHFQHVFVIVRVHNPCSDNTCYSVAVTRMKDVPPFGPPLPSNGVMFRDPAAFRAFLLAKIINAENAAHKSEKFHTMATRTRQGYLRDLAENCVSTTPLDTAGKLNNLISLASKRKERVRAREGAEMGAMGALVWRVLAQDFSGGGAELPCVLAISNEYVVLADCSTKEVVFNCFCADVIGWTAERLALKVYYGRGDHVALRVPEGNAQDIKEVVQRLKTLTVGCETVDMTLRRNGLGQLGFHVRLDGTVSEVEEYGFAWQAGLRQGSRLVEICKVAAVTLSHEQMIDLLRTSVTVKVVIIPPYEVGGARRGCTEEFEMKMMEQKGEAEPVAAGYRSGQRTPVWRWDTPPATHSSAQRWTPSGAPPAVPSRTHKVLVPIPYREPQVISAKRPVSYPENQYSVSPIGADRGMPYRNPSASFSTTGAGFNSAALGVPGHSGPFVRYKPSPDRFGAAQRSHQQFDPHVTVDVSSGESSSGFTSQESTMERTKSEPMWHVAASSRGVSVGSAPRRQNRQDVPGKDSPNRHSKGETHYSSHSSSNTLSSNASSSHSDERWFDGMGGGVSGALSDPLDPDPDPMGKGGSSDSGIDASLYTPSPNTKGGKPSRSHVGTPHKPLHGSATYSGLQELSRTGDGRRRESSPVIPASASQSKNYRTRTFPPPGSGNTDNLKPRAFTPQGYKTPAMADKLRPFKPSTATPSSSSTQLSSSAPKSFTKSKQSAWQQEESSTASSTTTTDTSKQVDMNSKNVFGQPRLRASLRDLRSPRRAHKSTIEDDLKKLIIMDNPVEMPSQDASPHRTLQRTFSDESLCSGRRDASYASTPLFDGQVPPSDLLFTCTLPTRRHNTNHGALMPMPLSASELSLTEVRDKVPPLRRLDPGLMPLPDTACGLEWSSLVNAAKAYEGTSQCTLQRAVSLFSLSEPHTAGNELRPVISPVPFHTPQTPRTTPTLSSEEPSNNLPGRLYHLEVMLKQLNNDLEKEKLDKKVLLAEMANLKQNNQRLHEESLSASEQLRKFSQLLSSSIPERK; the protein is encoded by the exons GGGCAGCGCTCCAACAGCGAGATTACACTAAGTGAACAAGATGAAACAGAAGTCGAAGGCCGTTTATTCCGGGAATATGGCAGTACCTCTTCCATCAACGTGCAGGCGGTGTCGGAACAAAGCTTTTTTGATATGCTCAGCCAGTTTCAACAAGAACGACCAGACCAGCGCAGCACAGCCCCTGACAAACTTGGAGAGCTTCTTGGTGCACCGACTACTTCAGATGGACCAACCTCGCATGCGTTCGCATCAACACCACGTCCTGACGACCGCCCAGAGAATCGGGTACGAAAGAAGAGCGGCGGCACGGAGTCATCTCTCGGCACTTCCTCCTTATTCCGCAAACTCCGCAGCTCCAGCAGAGGGGAAATTGAAACTCCCCGTGGTGACGCCGATGATGCTCGAGCCCTAGAAACGTTGTCTTGGCTCTGTGTGCACAGTTTTGCCCACTATGACGCTCAGAGCGTACTCTTTGACTTGCACGAGGCAGCGGCTTCCCGCAGCTATGCCGCTCAGCGGAGAAACACAGCCACCGGAGCGTCAGCTGCTTCCTCCGCCGCTTCCTCCGCCGCTTCCTCCGCCGCTTCCTCCGCCGCTTCCTCCGCCGCTGTTTCCTTGGCAGTTTCCAGAGCTCTTGCTCTGGGGGGTGTAGAGCCCAGCTTTTCCAGCACTGATGACCTCAGTGTCAGAGACCTGTCGGAAAGTTCGACCCTAGTCCTGGAACAGTCAGAGCAGGCTGGTTCACCCAGTTCTAAGCACCAGTTGTTGCTGAGCTGCCCGCATTTTCTCAATGAGACTGGAAGCTTTGGGGAGCGTAACGTAAGCTTCCAGAGCTCATGGGCGGAGCGGGGAGAGTCTGGCGTGGTGGAGGCCAGGCTGCGTCCACGTTGCAGTAATGCCAGTGTGTCTATACTGGAAGCGTCGCCGGAAGTTCAGGCCTCCAGGTTGGAGAGACTGCAGCATCACTGCATTGAGCACGTCGACCTGGGTGCCAGATACTACCAGGAGCACTTCCATGGGAAAG AGCACTGGAACTACTTTGGTACTGATGAGAAGCTGGGGCCTGTCGCTTTGAGCATCCGTAGAGAGAAACTGGACGATACCAAAGATTTGAAGGACCAGTATCAATACCGCATTATCTTCCGCACTAGTGAG ATGGTCACGTTGCGAGGAGCGATCCTGGAGGACACGGTTTCATCCTCGGCGAAGCATGGATCGGTTCGAGGTCTGCCTCTGAAAGAAGTTTTGGAGTATGTGCTGCCAGAGCTCAGCGTGCCCTGCCTGCGACTGTCCCTCAACACGCCCAAGGTCACGGAGCAAATTATAAAACTGGACGAGCAGGGG CTCAGTCGGAAACACAAAGTTGGCATCCTGCTGTGTCGGGGCGGACAGAGCACAGAGGAAGAGATGTACAACAACGAAGAAGCCACTTCAGCGTTCACCGCCTTCATGGAGCTGTTGGGAGAAACTGTGTGTCTGAGGGGTTTTACCAAATATGCTGCCCAGCTGGATACCAAAA cgGACTCAACTGGAACAAATTCTCTGTATACCACCTATCAAGACTACGAGATCATGTTTCATGTGTCCACCATGCTTCCATACATGCCCAATAATCCTCAACAG CTCCTGAGGAAGAGGCACATTGGAAATGATATAGTCACTATTATATTCCAGGAGCCTGGAGCTCTTCCGTTTACTCCACAGAATATTCGCTCACACTTCCAGCACGTGTTCGTGATTGTCCGCGTGCACAACCCTTGCTCTGACAACACCTGCTACAG TGTGGCGGTGACACGCATGAAGGACGTCCCTCCATTTGGCCCGCCTCTTCCCTCAAACGGCGTGATGTTTCGGGACCCCGCTGCCTTCCGCGCCTTCCTGCTGGCCAAGATCATCAACGCCGAAAACGCGGCACACAAATCGGAGAAATTCCACACAATGGCCACCCGTACGCGGCAAGGGTACCTGCGTGACCTGGCGGAAAACTGCGTTTCCACAACACCGCTGGACACTGCCGGCAAGCTGAACAATCTCATCTCTCTGGCTTCCAAACGGAAGGAACGCGTGCGGGCACGAGAGGGGGCAGAAATGGGTGCCATGGGGGCGCTTGTTTGGCGTGTGCTTGCGCAGGACTTTAGCGGCGGAGGTGCCGAGCTACCCTGTGTGCTGGCCATCTCCAATGAGTATGTTGTACTGGCGGACTGCTCTACCAAAGAGGTGGTTTTTAATTGTTTCTGCGCCGACGTGATTGGCTGGACGGCAGAAAGACTTGCACTGAAGGTTTACTACGGCAGAGGGGACCACGTGGCCTTACGGGTGCCCGAGGGAAATGCTCAGGATATCAAAGAGGTGGTGCAGAGACTTAAG ACATTGACTGTAGGTTGTGAGACCGTTGATATGACGTTACGGCGTAATGGTTTAGGTCAGCTTGGTTTCCATGTTCGTCTGGACGGAACGGTGTCTGAGGTGGAGGAATACGGTTTTGCTTGGCAGGCGGGTCTCCGACAGGGCAGCCGATTGGTGGAGATCTGCAAGGTTGCCGCGGTGACGCTCTCCCACGAGCAAATGATTGACCTGCTGCGGACGTCGGTCACTGTCAAAGTGGTCATCATTCCACCTTATGAAGTAGGAGGGGCACGCAG gggcTGCACAGAGGAGTTCGAGATGAAGATGATGGAGCAGAAAGGAGAAGCGGAGCCGGTAGCTGCAGGGTATCGCAGTGGGCAGCGGACACCAGTATGGCGCTGGGACACCCCACCTGCGACACACAGCTCCGCCCAACGTTGGACCCCGAGTGGAGCCCCACCTGCGGTCCCCAGTCGAACACACAAAGTTCTGGTTCCTATTCCATACAGAGAACCCCAGGTCATCTCAGCGAAACG GCCTGTCAGTTACCCAGAGAACCAGTACAGCGTATCTCCAATCGGTGCGGACAGAGGGATGCCATATAGAAATCCCTCGGCTAGTTTCTCCACTACAGGTGCCGGGTTCAACTCCGCAGCACTGGGGGTGCCAGGACATAGTGGACCCTTTGTTCGCTATAAACCCTCTCCAGACAG GTTTGGAGCAGCCCAGAGGTCTCACCAACAGTTTGACCCACATGTTACCGTTGATGTGTCAAGTGGAGAATCATCATCTGGCTTCACTAGTCAAGAGAGCACGATGGAGCGAACCAAGTCAG agcCCATGTGGCACGTCGCTGCTTCATCACGAGGTGTGTCGGTGGGCTCAGCTCCAAGAAGACAAAACCGACAGGACGTCCCAGGGAAGGACTCTCCAAACCGCCACTCTAAG GGCGAAACACATTACTCCAGTCATTCCAGCAGTAACACCCTCTCCAGCAATGCTTCCAGCAGTCACAGTGATGAACGCTGGTTTGATGGGATGGGAGGCGGGGTTTCAGGGGCCCTGAGTGATCCTTTAGATCCTGATCCTGACCCCATGGGGAAAGGAGGCTCCAGTGACAGTGGCATTGATGCATCTCTCTACACGCCCAGCCCCAACACTAAAGGAGGCAAGCCCAGCCGCAGTCACGTAGGAACTCCCCACAAACCCCTGCACGGCTCTGCCACATACAGCGGCCTCCAGGAACTGTCGAGAACGGGGGACGGGCGTCGTAGGGAGTCGTCCCCGGTTATTCCTGCGTCCGCCAGTCAAAGCAAGAACTATCGCACACGCACGTTTCCCCCTCCGGGATCAGGCAATACAGACAACTTAAAACCGAG gGCCTTTACACCTCAAGGGTATAAAACCCCTGCGATGGCAGACAAACTTCGACCATTCAAACCTTCAACTGCCACACCCTCATCTAGCTCCACCCAGCTGTCGAGCTCCGCCCCCAAATCCTTTACTAAAAGCAAGCAGAGTGCATGGCAACAGGAGGAGAGCAGTACCGCATCCAGCACAACAACCACTGATACCAGCAA GCAAGTGGACATGAACAGTAAAAACGTGTTCGGACAGCCACGATTACGTGCTTCTCTGAGGGACCTGCGTTCACCACGCAGAGCTCATAAGAGCACTATTGAGGACGACTTGAAAAAACTCATCATCATGGACAACCCTGTGGAGATGCCGTCACAAGACGCA TCGCCACATCGGACTCTGCAGCGCACTTTCTCAGACGAGAGCCTGTGTAGTGGCCGGAGAGATGCTAGTTATGCAAGCACACCCCTTTTTGATGGACAGGTCCCGCCCAGCGATCTCCTCTTCACATGCACGCTGCCTACACGACGCCACAACACCAATCACGGAGCCCTCATGCCTA TGCCGTTGTCAGCCTCAGAGTTGTCTCTGACCGAGGTGAGGGATAAGGTTCCACCCCTCAGAAGGCTTGACCCTGGACTCATGCCTCTTCCTGACACTGCCTGTGGCCTGGAGTGGTCCAGCCTTGTCAATGCTGCCAAGGCGTATGAAGGTACGAGTCAATGCACGT TGCAAAGGGCCGTTTCTTTGTTTTCACTGTCAGAGCCTCACACAGCGGGCAATGAGTTGAGGCCTGTCATCAGCCCTGTGCCTTTCCACACGCCACAGACACCTCGCACCACCCCTACTTTAAGCAG CGAAGAACCTTCTAATAACTTGCCTGGTCGTCTGTATCATTTAGAAGTCATGCTGAAACAACTAAACAACGATCTGGAAAAA GAGAAACTGGACAAAAAAGTGTTGTTAGCAGAGATGGCTAATCTGAAGCAGAATAACCAGCGTCTGCATGAAGAATCTCTCTCGGCCAGTGAACAGCTACGGAAATTTAGCCAACTCTTGTCCTCTAGCATCCCAGAGAGGAAGTGA
- the sipa1l3 gene encoding signal-induced proliferation-associated 1-like protein 3 isoform X1, whose protein sequence is MNMYRDTGVCATPLSQPPTHLRLTLHNGHSSMGDQIPSRVSVPKMGVRARIAEWPPRRAMSRESLLENGQGSHYDLSDDGLTRGALIRFPYRGDGDFLESGGHLMVPGTSQCFRTAGFAPLGQRSNSEITLSEQDETEVEGRLFREYGSTSSINVQAVSEQSFFDMLSQFQQERPDQRSTAPDKLGELLGAPTTSDGPTSHAFASTPRPDDRPENRVRKKSGGTESSLGTSSLFRKLRSSSRGEIETPRGDADDARALETLSWLCVHSFAHYDAQSVLFDLHEAAASRSYAAQRRNTATGASAASSAASSAASSAASSAASSAAVSLAVSRALALGGVEPSFSSTDDLSVRDLSESSTLVLEQSEQAGSPSSKHQLLLSCPHFLNETGSFGERNVSFQSSWAERGESGVVEARLRPRCSNASVSILEASPEVQASRLERLQHHCIEHVDLGARYYQEHFHGKEHWNYFGTDEKLGPVALSIRREKLDDTKDLKDQYQYRIIFRTSEMVTLRGAILEDTVSSSAKHGSVRGLPLKEVLEYVLPELSVPCLRLSLNTPKVTEQIIKLDEQGLSRKHKVGILLCRGGQSTEEEMYNNEEATSAFTAFMELLGETVCLRGFTKYAAQLDTKTDSTGTNSLYTTYQDYEIMFHVSTMLPYMPNNPQQLLRKRHIGNDIVTIIFQEPGALPFTPQNIRSHFQHVFVIVRVHNPCSDNTCYSVAVTRMKDVPPFGPPLPSNGVMFRDPAAFRAFLLAKIINAENAAHKSEKFHTMATRTRQGYLRDLAENCVSTTPLDTAGKLNNLISLASKRKERVRAREGAEMGAMGALVWRVLAQDFSGGGAELPCVLAISNEYVVLADCSTKEVVFNCFCADVIGWTAERLALKVYYGRGDHVALRVPEGNAQDIKEVVQRLKTLTVGCETVDMTLRRNGLGQLGFHVRLDGTVSEVEEYGFAWQAGLRQGSRLVEICKVAAVTLSHEQMIDLLRTSVTVKVVIIPPYEVGGARRGCTEEFEMKMMEQKGEAEPVAAGYRSGQRTPVWRWDTPPATHSSAQRWTPSGAPPAVPSRTHKVLVPIPYREPQVISAKRPVSYPENQYSVSPIGADRGMPYRNPSASFSTTGAGFNSAALGVPGHSGPFVRYKPSPDRFGAAQRSHQQFDPHVTVDVSSGESSSGFTSQESTMERTKSEPMWHVAASSRGVSVGSAPRRQNRQDVPGKDSPNRHSKGETHYSSHSSSNTLSSNASSSHSDERWFDGMGGGVSGALSDPLDPDPDPMGKGGSSDSGIDASLYTPSPNTKGGKPSRSHVGTPHKPLHGSATYSGLQELSRTGDGRRRESSPVIPASASQSKNYRTRTFPPPGSGNTDNLKPRAFTPQGYKTPAMADKLRPFKPSTATPSSSSTQLSSSAPKSFTKSKQSAWQQEESSTASSTTTTDTSKQVDMNSKNVFGQPRLRASLRDLRSPRRAHKSTIEDDLKKLIIMDNPVEMPSQDASPHRTLQRTFSDESLCSGRRDASYASTPLFDGQVPPSDLLFTCTLPTRRHNTNHGALMPSKKVPLSASELSLTEVRDKVPPLRRLDPGLMPLPDTACGLEWSSLVNAAKAYEGTSQCTLQRAVSLFSLSEPHTAGNELRPVISPVPFHTPQTPRTTPTLSSEEPSNNLPGRLYHLEVMLKQLNNDLEKEKLDKKVLLAEMANLKQNNQRLHEESLSASEQLRKFSQLLSSSIPERK, encoded by the exons GGGCAGCGCTCCAACAGCGAGATTACACTAAGTGAACAAGATGAAACAGAAGTCGAAGGCCGTTTATTCCGGGAATATGGCAGTACCTCTTCCATCAACGTGCAGGCGGTGTCGGAACAAAGCTTTTTTGATATGCTCAGCCAGTTTCAACAAGAACGACCAGACCAGCGCAGCACAGCCCCTGACAAACTTGGAGAGCTTCTTGGTGCACCGACTACTTCAGATGGACCAACCTCGCATGCGTTCGCATCAACACCACGTCCTGACGACCGCCCAGAGAATCGGGTACGAAAGAAGAGCGGCGGCACGGAGTCATCTCTCGGCACTTCCTCCTTATTCCGCAAACTCCGCAGCTCCAGCAGAGGGGAAATTGAAACTCCCCGTGGTGACGCCGATGATGCTCGAGCCCTAGAAACGTTGTCTTGGCTCTGTGTGCACAGTTTTGCCCACTATGACGCTCAGAGCGTACTCTTTGACTTGCACGAGGCAGCGGCTTCCCGCAGCTATGCCGCTCAGCGGAGAAACACAGCCACCGGAGCGTCAGCTGCTTCCTCCGCCGCTTCCTCCGCCGCTTCCTCCGCCGCTTCCTCCGCCGCTTCCTCCGCCGCTGTTTCCTTGGCAGTTTCCAGAGCTCTTGCTCTGGGGGGTGTAGAGCCCAGCTTTTCCAGCACTGATGACCTCAGTGTCAGAGACCTGTCGGAAAGTTCGACCCTAGTCCTGGAACAGTCAGAGCAGGCTGGTTCACCCAGTTCTAAGCACCAGTTGTTGCTGAGCTGCCCGCATTTTCTCAATGAGACTGGAAGCTTTGGGGAGCGTAACGTAAGCTTCCAGAGCTCATGGGCGGAGCGGGGAGAGTCTGGCGTGGTGGAGGCCAGGCTGCGTCCACGTTGCAGTAATGCCAGTGTGTCTATACTGGAAGCGTCGCCGGAAGTTCAGGCCTCCAGGTTGGAGAGACTGCAGCATCACTGCATTGAGCACGTCGACCTGGGTGCCAGATACTACCAGGAGCACTTCCATGGGAAAG AGCACTGGAACTACTTTGGTACTGATGAGAAGCTGGGGCCTGTCGCTTTGAGCATCCGTAGAGAGAAACTGGACGATACCAAAGATTTGAAGGACCAGTATCAATACCGCATTATCTTCCGCACTAGTGAG ATGGTCACGTTGCGAGGAGCGATCCTGGAGGACACGGTTTCATCCTCGGCGAAGCATGGATCGGTTCGAGGTCTGCCTCTGAAAGAAGTTTTGGAGTATGTGCTGCCAGAGCTCAGCGTGCCCTGCCTGCGACTGTCCCTCAACACGCCCAAGGTCACGGAGCAAATTATAAAACTGGACGAGCAGGGG CTCAGTCGGAAACACAAAGTTGGCATCCTGCTGTGTCGGGGCGGACAGAGCACAGAGGAAGAGATGTACAACAACGAAGAAGCCACTTCAGCGTTCACCGCCTTCATGGAGCTGTTGGGAGAAACTGTGTGTCTGAGGGGTTTTACCAAATATGCTGCCCAGCTGGATACCAAAA cgGACTCAACTGGAACAAATTCTCTGTATACCACCTATCAAGACTACGAGATCATGTTTCATGTGTCCACCATGCTTCCATACATGCCCAATAATCCTCAACAG CTCCTGAGGAAGAGGCACATTGGAAATGATATAGTCACTATTATATTCCAGGAGCCTGGAGCTCTTCCGTTTACTCCACAGAATATTCGCTCACACTTCCAGCACGTGTTCGTGATTGTCCGCGTGCACAACCCTTGCTCTGACAACACCTGCTACAG TGTGGCGGTGACACGCATGAAGGACGTCCCTCCATTTGGCCCGCCTCTTCCCTCAAACGGCGTGATGTTTCGGGACCCCGCTGCCTTCCGCGCCTTCCTGCTGGCCAAGATCATCAACGCCGAAAACGCGGCACACAAATCGGAGAAATTCCACACAATGGCCACCCGTACGCGGCAAGGGTACCTGCGTGACCTGGCGGAAAACTGCGTTTCCACAACACCGCTGGACACTGCCGGCAAGCTGAACAATCTCATCTCTCTGGCTTCCAAACGGAAGGAACGCGTGCGGGCACGAGAGGGGGCAGAAATGGGTGCCATGGGGGCGCTTGTTTGGCGTGTGCTTGCGCAGGACTTTAGCGGCGGAGGTGCCGAGCTACCCTGTGTGCTGGCCATCTCCAATGAGTATGTTGTACTGGCGGACTGCTCTACCAAAGAGGTGGTTTTTAATTGTTTCTGCGCCGACGTGATTGGCTGGACGGCAGAAAGACTTGCACTGAAGGTTTACTACGGCAGAGGGGACCACGTGGCCTTACGGGTGCCCGAGGGAAATGCTCAGGATATCAAAGAGGTGGTGCAGAGACTTAAG ACATTGACTGTAGGTTGTGAGACCGTTGATATGACGTTACGGCGTAATGGTTTAGGTCAGCTTGGTTTCCATGTTCGTCTGGACGGAACGGTGTCTGAGGTGGAGGAATACGGTTTTGCTTGGCAGGCGGGTCTCCGACAGGGCAGCCGATTGGTGGAGATCTGCAAGGTTGCCGCGGTGACGCTCTCCCACGAGCAAATGATTGACCTGCTGCGGACGTCGGTCACTGTCAAAGTGGTCATCATTCCACCTTATGAAGTAGGAGGGGCACGCAG gggcTGCACAGAGGAGTTCGAGATGAAGATGATGGAGCAGAAAGGAGAAGCGGAGCCGGTAGCTGCAGGGTATCGCAGTGGGCAGCGGACACCAGTATGGCGCTGGGACACCCCACCTGCGACACACAGCTCCGCCCAACGTTGGACCCCGAGTGGAGCCCCACCTGCGGTCCCCAGTCGAACACACAAAGTTCTGGTTCCTATTCCATACAGAGAACCCCAGGTCATCTCAGCGAAACG GCCTGTCAGTTACCCAGAGAACCAGTACAGCGTATCTCCAATCGGTGCGGACAGAGGGATGCCATATAGAAATCCCTCGGCTAGTTTCTCCACTACAGGTGCCGGGTTCAACTCCGCAGCACTGGGGGTGCCAGGACATAGTGGACCCTTTGTTCGCTATAAACCCTCTCCAGACAG GTTTGGAGCAGCCCAGAGGTCTCACCAACAGTTTGACCCACATGTTACCGTTGATGTGTCAAGTGGAGAATCATCATCTGGCTTCACTAGTCAAGAGAGCACGATGGAGCGAACCAAGTCAG agcCCATGTGGCACGTCGCTGCTTCATCACGAGGTGTGTCGGTGGGCTCAGCTCCAAGAAGACAAAACCGACAGGACGTCCCAGGGAAGGACTCTCCAAACCGCCACTCTAAG GGCGAAACACATTACTCCAGTCATTCCAGCAGTAACACCCTCTCCAGCAATGCTTCCAGCAGTCACAGTGATGAACGCTGGTTTGATGGGATGGGAGGCGGGGTTTCAGGGGCCCTGAGTGATCCTTTAGATCCTGATCCTGACCCCATGGGGAAAGGAGGCTCCAGTGACAGTGGCATTGATGCATCTCTCTACACGCCCAGCCCCAACACTAAAGGAGGCAAGCCCAGCCGCAGTCACGTAGGAACTCCCCACAAACCCCTGCACGGCTCTGCCACATACAGCGGCCTCCAGGAACTGTCGAGAACGGGGGACGGGCGTCGTAGGGAGTCGTCCCCGGTTATTCCTGCGTCCGCCAGTCAAAGCAAGAACTATCGCACACGCACGTTTCCCCCTCCGGGATCAGGCAATACAGACAACTTAAAACCGAG gGCCTTTACACCTCAAGGGTATAAAACCCCTGCGATGGCAGACAAACTTCGACCATTCAAACCTTCAACTGCCACACCCTCATCTAGCTCCACCCAGCTGTCGAGCTCCGCCCCCAAATCCTTTACTAAAAGCAAGCAGAGTGCATGGCAACAGGAGGAGAGCAGTACCGCATCCAGCACAACAACCACTGATACCAGCAA GCAAGTGGACATGAACAGTAAAAACGTGTTCGGACAGCCACGATTACGTGCTTCTCTGAGGGACCTGCGTTCACCACGCAGAGCTCATAAGAGCACTATTGAGGACGACTTGAAAAAACTCATCATCATGGACAACCCTGTGGAGATGCCGTCACAAGACGCA TCGCCACATCGGACTCTGCAGCGCACTTTCTCAGACGAGAGCCTGTGTAGTGGCCGGAGAGATGCTAGTTATGCAAGCACACCCCTTTTTGATGGACAGGTCCCGCCCAGCGATCTCCTCTTCACATGCACGCTGCCTACACGACGCCACAACACCAATCACGGAGCCCTCATGCCTAGTAAGAAAG TGCCGTTGTCAGCCTCAGAGTTGTCTCTGACCGAGGTGAGGGATAAGGTTCCACCCCTCAGAAGGCTTGACCCTGGACTCATGCCTCTTCCTGACACTGCCTGTGGCCTGGAGTGGTCCAGCCTTGTCAATGCTGCCAAGGCGTATGAAGGTACGAGTCAATGCACGT TGCAAAGGGCCGTTTCTTTGTTTTCACTGTCAGAGCCTCACACAGCGGGCAATGAGTTGAGGCCTGTCATCAGCCCTGTGCCTTTCCACACGCCACAGACACCTCGCACCACCCCTACTTTAAGCAG CGAAGAACCTTCTAATAACTTGCCTGGTCGTCTGTATCATTTAGAAGTCATGCTGAAACAACTAAACAACGATCTGGAAAAA GAGAAACTGGACAAAAAAGTGTTGTTAGCAGAGATGGCTAATCTGAAGCAGAATAACCAGCGTCTGCATGAAGAATCTCTCTCGGCCAGTGAACAGCTACGGAAATTTAGCCAACTCTTGTCCTCTAGCATCCCAGAGAGGAAGTGA